The following nucleotide sequence is from Sphingopyxis sp. MWB1.
GCCCGGTCAAAGGCGATACCGCATTTGCCTTCGCCGACCCACACGATGCGCCCCGGAACGGGACCGACATTGCGCAGTTCGATCTCGACCGCGGTGCTCTGATTGAGTTTTTCGTCGGTTTCGGCCAGCATCCCGCCGCTCGACAGGTTGCGAACGCGCACGTCGAATGTCCGGCCGTCTTCGCGCAGCATCATCGACGCTTTCATGAACAGGCTGTCGCGATCGCTGCTGCGCGACAATGCCGCCACTTTTTCGTCCAGCCACTCTGGTCCGTGCGAATCCATTTTCGGCCCAACCCCACATTTCGCTCTATAAGTGCGCGCGATGTGTAGGTCCGATGCCTTGCTGAAATGTAAACCCGCCGCCCTTAAATCCCGCAAAACATCTTGCCCCGTCCAGAAAAAGGACAGGGGCGCCTTTGGGGCATCGATCACAATCCCCTCGCGCGGCTCATCATGCTGCCCCTGGTTTAGCAGCCGCGGGCAAATGGGCGGGCGGGTGACTATATCGCGCGCGTCGTTTCCCATGCGATAAAGCGCATTGCTCGCATAAAAAACGCCCTTCCGGGCGCCTTTTTCATCTTGCTCAATCTTCGCGCGAAATCCGCTCATTGCGCTCGTGGCGCTCCTGCGCCTCCAGCGTCATGGTCGCAATGGGTCGCGCCTGAAGCCGGGCGAGCGAAATCGGCTCACCGGTCACCTGGCAATATCCATATTCCCCCTCGTCGATCCGGCGAATCGCGGCGTCGATCTTGGCGATCAGCTTGCGCTGGCGATCGCGGGTACGAAGCTCGATCGCCCAATCGGTCTCGCTCGATGCGCGGTCGGCAAGGTCGGGTTCGCGCAGCGGCCCGTCCTGCAGATGGGCGAGCGTCGATTCGGCTTCGCTCAATATGGATTTTTTCCAAGCGATCAGCAGGCCGCGGAAATATTCCTGCTGCCGCTCATTCATGAACTCTTCGTTTTCGCTGGGAATATAGTCGGTGTCGAGCCGGGCCTTGGCTTGTTGTAGGGCGTCGGCTCCAATGTCGGCGGTCTGGGTCGGCATGGCGGGCGTTCGCGTCCTTTCCTGTCCCCTTGCCGCCCAAGGTGGCGACCAAGGTTGCGCCGCGCCTATAACCAGCCGCGAGGTCCGATACAAGCGCCGAGACAAGGGCGCCTTTGCTATGATCGACACGCTCGAAAAGCATTGCCGCAACCCGCCATCAGGGTGGAAGGAAAAAGGAAGGCGGACGCCAGATCATCTTCCTTTCGCTCCTGTCCGTATAAGAACAGCGGCACGAAACGCGCCACATCGCTCAGAAAGCGGATAAAATGCGCCGAGATGATTAACCGTCGGCCCGCACTTTTTCACAGAAACCTTGCAGTTTTCGTATCATTTTGGGACAAGCGGGATGCCTAAGGTTGATTCTGCCGTTCTTTTCCCGCTCTCGGACAGGTAAAAGCGGTTAACGCAATTGCCGCGTTCATAAAGCTTTGGCCTTTTGGAGCGAGAGAAGGTCGAAACGGGTCCGCATTCCGATGCTGGACCTGCCAGGGGAAAGAAAGAGCTATATATGTCTGTCCGAATGGCCCTCGCCAAGCTTTGCGCCTGCACCTGCGGCGGTGCGATCATCGGAACGGGAGCGATGAAGGTCGCTGACGTTCCCGCCGCCCAGTCTCAGGTGCGCAAGGCCGAAAGCTGCTGCAAAAAGAAGAAGGTCGTTCGCAAACGCTATGCAGCGCGCAAGCCGGTGAAGCGCGTGCGCCGTGTCGTCACCACCAAACGGGTGATTCGCCAGGCCGCACCCCAGACCCAAGTCGTCACCCAGACGATTCCCCTGCCCCCCATTCCCTATGCGCCTTTCCCCCAGCGCGGCGGTTTCGAAGGCGGCAGCAGCGGCGGCAGCGGCGTGACTGTGGTTGGCGGCGGTTTTGGAAGCGGCTTTGGCGGCGGCTTCTTCGGGGGCTTTTTCGGCGGCAGCTCGGGCGGCAGCAGCGGCAGCATCGTCGTGACCTCGACCACGACCGGCGGCCTCAGCACGACGAGCAGCAGCACCTCGGGCGGTGTTTCGACCTCGACCGGCGGCGTCAGCACCTCGACGTCCACCGGCGGCGTGTCCACGTCCACCGGCAGTGTCTCGACCTCGACCGGGGGTGTTTCCACCTCCAGCGGCAGTGTTTCGACTTCGACGGGCAGCGTAAGCACGTCCACGGGCAGCGTCTCCACATCGACCGGCGGCGTCAGCACTTCCTCTTCCTCGTCATCGAGCAGCAGTTCCTCCTCCTCGAGCAGTTCCTCATCGTCGAGCTCCTCCTCTTCGGGCGGCAGTTCATCGGACGGCAGCAGCTCGGACGGATCGACCACAAGCGGTGGAAGCAGCAGCAGCTCCTCGAGCAGCTCGTCTTCCTCGTCGTCGAGCAGCAGCACCTCGTCCGGCGCGACGAGCGGATCGAGCAGCTTCGGCAGCTCGAGCAGCAGCAGCAGCAGCTCCTCTTCTTCGTCGAGCAGCAGCTCCTCTTCGTCATCCTCGTCGAGCACTTCGTCGGGCGATCCCACGCCCGTCCCGGCGCCGCCGATGCTAATCCTCTTCGGCGCAGCCGCAGCCGCCTTGGTGGCCCGCCGGCGCAGCGCGCTACGCGGCGCGGCGACGCAAAGCGAGGCAGCATAGATTTCCACTGGCGGTCGGGTCGCACCGGCCAGCTGAAAAGGGTCGTCCCGTTGGGGCGGCCCTTTTTTCATGCTCTCTCTTTCTCATGCCATTATCGCCGCGCGCTTGCACAGCGCAGGGTTGCACCGCGCGCGCGCCAGCGCCATAGCGGCGACCATGCATGATATCCGCCAGATCCGCGACAATCCCGCCGCCTTCGATGCCGCCCTCGCCCGCCGGGGCGTCGCGCCGCAGTCCGACGCCATCCTCGCCGCCGACACATCGCTGCGCGCGCTGCAGACCGGGATCCAGACTGCGCTCGCCCGCCGCAACGAGGCGTCAAAAGCCATCGGCCAGGCCATGGCCAGGGGCGACAAGGACGGCGCCGAAGCGCTGAAAAGCGAAGTCGCCGCGCTGAAGGCCGATCTTCCCGAACAGGAAGCTGCCGAGCGCGAGCAACTTGCCGCGCTGCAGGCCCTTCTCGCCGCCCTCCCCAATCTTCCCGCCGACGATGTGCCCGATGGCGAGGATGAGGAAGGCAATGTCGAAATTTCGCGCTGGGGCACGCCCCGGACGTTCGACTTCACCCCGCAGGAACATGCCGATTTCGCGCCCGCATTGGGCCTCGATTTCGAAACCGCCGCCAAAATGTCGGGCGCGCGCTTCGCCTTCCTCAAAGGCCCGATGGCGCGGCTCGAACGCGCGCTCGGCCAATATATGCTCGACCGCCAGACCGAAGGCGCGGGCTATAGCGAATGCGTCACCCCGCTGATGGTCCGCGACGAGGCCGCCTTCGGCACCGCGCAGCTTCCCAAATTTCGCGAGGATCTGTTCCAGACGACCGACGGGCGCTGGCTCATCTCCACCTCGGAAATGAGCCTCACCAATGCGGTGCGCGAGGAGATATTGGCCGAGGCCGACCTGCCGATCCGTATGACCGCACTTACTCCCTGTTTCCGCTCAGAAGCCGGGTCGGCGGGGCGCGACACGCGCGGCTATATCCGCCAGCATCAGTTTTCAAAGGTCGAGCTGGTGTCGATCACCCGCCCCGAGGACAGCGACGCCGAACTGGAACGCAAGACGCGCGCCGCCGAAGAGATTTTGGAAGCATTGGAGCTTCCCTATCGCAAGATGCTGCTGTGCGCGGGTGACATGGGCTTTGCCGCGCGCAAAACCTATGATCTCGAGGTCTGGCTGCCGGGGCAGAACAGCTATCGCGAGATTTCGAGCTGCTCCAACTGCGGCGATTTTCAGGCGCGGCGCATGAACACCCGCTTTCGCCGCGAAGGGGTGAAGGGCAATGAATTCGTCCACACGCTCAACGGATCGGGCCTCGCCGTGGGCCGCACCCTCGTCGCCATCCTCGAAAATTACCAGCAGGCCGATGGCAGCGTCGATATCCCCGCCGTCCTCCACCCCTATATGGGTGGCATCACGCGGCTTGAACCGATCAATTGAATATCGCCACCCCGGACTTGATCCGGGGTCCATCTGGCGCTGGTGTAATGGACCCCGGATCAAGTCCGGGGTGACGAAGCGGGAAAGACAGAAAAATGCGTATCCTCCTCACCAATGACGATGGCTATCACGCCCCCGGCTTTGCGGTGCTCGAACGCATTGCGCGCCAATTGTCGGACGATATCTGGGTCTGCGCCCCGGCGGAGGAGCAGTCGGGCGCGGGCCATTCGCTCACCCTGTCGCGCCCGGTGCGGGTGCGCGAACATGGGCCGCGCCGCTGGTCGTGTAGCGGGACGCCGACCGATTCGGTGATGATGGCGATCGGCAAGCTGATGCCCGACAAGCCCGACCTCATCCTCTCTGGCGTCAACCGCGGCGCCAATCTGGGCGACGATATCACCTATTCGGGCACTGTCTCGGCGGCGATCGAGGGCGCGCTCGCGGGCATTCCCGCCATTGCGCTGAGTCAGGTTTATGCGCGCGAGGGCATGGGCGACACCGTCCCCTTCGAAGCCGCCGAGGCCTGGGGCGCCAAGGCGCTCGCCCCGCTGCTCGCGATGGAGATGGCGCCGCGCACCCTCGTCAACATCAACTTCCCCGCGCTGCCCGCCGCCGAGGTAAAGGGCATTCGCGTCGCACGGCAGGGGTTTCACGATTACAGCCGCGGCTCCATCGTCGAAGGCGTCGATCCGCGCGGCTATCCCTATTATTGGTTCGGCCTGCACGGCATCGAACATTCGCTGGCGCATGACAGCGATCTGGAAGCCATCGACGATGGCTTTATCTCGGTGACCCCGCTCCAGCTCGACCTCACCCACGATGCCTCGCTCGCTGCCCTGCGCGGCGCCTATGCCGCCGACTGAAGCGATATTCAGACATCATGATAGCTGTGTGTCCCCGCGAAGGCAGGGACCCATCATCTGTTTCTGCCACCTTGCATCGTCGTGAGGCAGGCCCCTGCACAGCTTGATCCGTCAGCCTGCGGCCGCATCGGAACGGAGCGCCCCGGCCGCTAAATGCCATTTTTGAACCAAATCGGGACGGAAATGATAGCCAAGCGGCGCAGCCTTTGGCAAAAGCAGCGACATGGGGGGAAGGCTGCATCCATTTTGGCTGGTGCTGCCGGGGGCATTTGCGCTCGCCGGCTGCATTCCGTCGGTCACCCCGCCGCAGCGCAGCGCGGCGCCCCTCGCGCGCCCCGCCGTCGTCGCCCCAACGGACGCGCTGCCCGCCGATTTCGATTTTGAACGCCGTTCGCTCGCTGATGTCCGCGGCGGCGACCCCGCACCCACCTGGACACTGAAACCGGTCGTCGCCAATATCCGCACGGTCGAGTCCAGCGTCTACACCGTGCGGCGCGGCGATACGCTGCGCGCCATTGGCGCGATGACGGGGGCGGGGTCAGAGGCGATAGCGCTCGAAAACGACCTGTCGCCGCCCTTCACCCTGATCCCCGGGCAGTCGCTTCGCATTCCCGGCGGCCTGTTCCACCGCGTTGCGTCGGGGGAAACGGGCATCGGTATCGCGCGCGCCTATGGCGTCGATTGGGGCGATATCATCACCCTCAACGCGCTTTCCGAACCCTATATATTGCGCGTCGGCCAGCGGCTCCGCCTCCCGCGCGAAGCCCGCCCGCTCACCCCGCGCGAGGTTGATGTGGCGGCGCGGGCCGAGGCCTTTCAGCTTGATATTGGCGATATTGCAACGGGCAGCCAGCCTGCGCTGGCCGCCCGCGCCGAACCGCTTGCGGCCAGCGCCGCGCCGCGCCGCCCCGTGGTCGGCGCCATCGCCTCTCCCAAAAGCTTTTCCGGCCCCTTTCAATGGCCGCTCCACGGCGCCGTCGTTGCGAAATTCGGCAAGCTTGCACCCGGAAAAATCAATGACGGCATCAATATTGCCGTCGCGCGCGGCACGCCGATCCGCGCCGCCGCCGATGGCGTTGTCGCTTTCGCGGGCGACCAGATCGCCGTTTATGGCGGACTGATCCTGATCGACCATGGCAGCGGCTGGGTCAGC
It contains:
- the dksA gene encoding RNA polymerase-binding protein DksA, translated to MPTQTADIGADALQQAKARLDTDYIPSENEEFMNERQQEYFRGLLIAWKKSILSEAESTLAHLQDGPLREPDLADRASSETDWAIELRTRDRQRKLIAKIDAAIRRIDEGEYGYCQVTGEPISLARLQARPIATMTLEAQERHERNERISRED
- a CDS encoding LysM peptidoglycan-binding domain-containing M23 family metallopeptidase, whose translation is MGGRLHPFWLVLPGAFALAGCIPSVTPPQRSAAPLARPAVVAPTDALPADFDFERRSLADVRGGDPAPTWTLKPVVANIRTVESSVYTVRRGDTLRAIGAMTGAGSEAIALENDLSPPFTLIPGQSLRIPGGLFHRVASGETGIGIARAYGVDWGDIITLNALSEPYILRVGQRLRLPREARPLTPREVDVAARAEAFQLDIGDIATGSQPALAARAEPLAASAAPRRPVVGAIASPKSFSGPFQWPLHGAVVAKFGKLAPGKINDGINIAVARGTPIRAAADGVVAFAGDQIAVYGGLILIDHGSGWVSAYGHAEQIAVQRGQQVAGGDLIGRAGASGQVQSSQLHFQLRKNRLPVDPMKQLPPQ
- the serS gene encoding serine--tRNA ligase; amino-acid sequence: MHDIRQIRDNPAAFDAALARRGVAPQSDAILAADTSLRALQTGIQTALARRNEASKAIGQAMARGDKDGAEALKSEVAALKADLPEQEAAEREQLAALQALLAALPNLPADDVPDGEDEEGNVEISRWGTPRTFDFTPQEHADFAPALGLDFETAAKMSGARFAFLKGPMARLERALGQYMLDRQTEGAGYSECVTPLMVRDEAAFGTAQLPKFREDLFQTTDGRWLISTSEMSLTNAVREEILAEADLPIRMTALTPCFRSEAGSAGRDTRGYIRQHQFSKVELVSITRPEDSDAELERKTRAAEEILEALELPYRKMLLCAGDMGFAARKTYDLEVWLPGQNSYREISSCSNCGDFQARRMNTRFRREGVKGNEFVHTLNGSGLAVGRTLVAILENYQQADGSVDIPAVLHPYMGGITRLEPIN
- a CDS encoding PilZ domain-containing protein produces the protein MDSHGPEWLDEKVAALSRSSDRDSLFMKASMMLREDGRTFDVRVRNLSSGGMLAETDEKLNQSTAVEIELRNVGPVPGRIVWVGEGKCGIAFDRAVNPQAVRRQVVQKSDDIPPHLRRTGREISPLYRRR
- the surE gene encoding 5'/3'-nucleotidase SurE gives rise to the protein MRILLTNDDGYHAPGFAVLERIARQLSDDIWVCAPAEEQSGAGHSLTLSRPVRVREHGPRRWSCSGTPTDSVMMAIGKLMPDKPDLILSGVNRGANLGDDITYSGTVSAAIEGALAGIPAIALSQVYAREGMGDTVPFEAAEAWGAKALAPLLAMEMAPRTLVNINFPALPAAEVKGIRVARQGFHDYSRGSIVEGVDPRGYPYYWFGLHGIEHSLAHDSDLEAIDDGFISVTPLQLDLTHDASLAALRGAYAAD